From the genome of Chelonia mydas isolate rCheMyd1 chromosome 2, rCheMyd1.pri.v2, whole genome shotgun sequence, one region includes:
- the ASTE1 gene encoding protein asteroid homolog 1 isoform X1: MGIHGLMSYVGEHKQFFTDLQLRNTKIIIDGNNLFHRLYFESNLDLQHGGDYDSFTDIVHKFFETLSVCKIYPYVVLDGGSDLSDKKFVTLKERARDKIQVAYSISRGGGGSVLPLLTREVFKQVLTKLEVPFVQCFSEADRDIMSLANHWNCPVLTLDSDFCIFDLKAGYCPLNYFQWRNLCTCEGTLDCYIPARCFSSERLCSHFSHMNKALLPLFAVMNGNDYINLPALETFFSKVRLPVGGSGGRGRKHVRIQGLLNWLSHFADPTEAIDNVLKYLKKHEREEIRELLCSSMEEYEQSDVKLEDFFQNGTYESQVIRKLELPQWMLEALTKGHLSPFISDALLLRRTILHVQVENMQRPSAHTVALPIRQVIYGLLLNASQNSEVISPSKQSNKLPIVREFDRIQKTLKKSFVPTTMLPLDFCEDHRCLATLTEVPRSVRLKLLLETLGVKASILQPIPNPLWLPVAVTCYWTCYSEPKVKLHHLQALLLGMVFGELHRTTSSPDPAVFHVEDDKMVYDQFLKWKEKNFQKLLDLDTAHTFCQWQCCLQMGLHLNQLLSTPLTEPDLTRLYCGTLVHRLCKELKSVHAAENQLLSSPKMSQLYCDLLHAVKSTVPPDFFQETTKTTKSCKEKNKQATSQAETTRQHATLEAQPLCDINNRFASLMVED; this comes from the exons ATGGGCATCCATGGATTAATGAGCTACGTGGGAGAGCATAAGCAGTTCTTCACTGATCTACAATTAAGGAACACAAAAATCATCATTGATGGAAATAATTTGTTTCATCGGCTTTATTTTGAATCAAATCTAGACCTCCAACATGGAGGGGATTATGATTCTTTTACAGATATTGTGCACAAGTTTTTTGAAACTTTGTCTGTATGCAAAATATACCCATATGTTGTGTTAGATGGAGGGTCCGACTTGTCCGATAAGAAGTTTGTGACGTTAAAGGAAAGAGCCAGGGATAAGATCCAGGTAGCATATTCCATCTCTAGAGGTGGTGGTGGAAGCGTGCTACCCCTGCTCACGAGAGAGGTTTTCAAGCAAGTCTTGACCAAACTGGAAGTACCTTTTGTCCAGTGCTTCTCAGAAGCAGATAGGGATATTATGTCATTGGCTAATCATTGGAATTGTCCAGTCTTAACTTTAGACAGTgacttttgtatttttgatttGAAAGCTGGGTATTGCCCTCTGAATTACTTTCAGTGGAGAAACCTCTGTACCTGTGAAGGCACACTAGACTGCTACATTCCAGCTCGATGCTTCTCTTCAGAGAGACTGTGTAGCCACTTCAGTCATATGAACAAAGCCCTTCTTCCTCTCTTTGCTGTGATGAATGGTAATGATTACATTAATTTGCCAGCTCTGGAGACATTCTTCAGCAAGGTGCGCCTGCCAGTTGGAGGCtctggcgggagggggaggaagcaTGTCCGCATTCAGGGACTTCTAAACTGGTTATCCCATTTTGCTGATCCCACAGAGGCTATAGACAATGTACTGAAATATCTTAAAAAGCatgagagagaagaaataagggaGCTTCTGTGCTCTTCCATGGAGGAATATGAACAGTCTGATGTGAAGCTTGaggatttttttcagaatggaaCCTATGAGTCTCAGGTGATCAGGAAATTAGAGTTACCACAATGGATGCTTGAGGCTTTGACAAAAGGTCATTTGTCTCCATTCATTAGTGATGCCCTTCTATTAAGAAGAACAATCCTTCATGTCCAGGTGGAGAACATGCAGAGACCTAGTGCTCACACAGTCGCCCTACCCATTCGTCAAGTCATCTATGGGCTACTTCTGAATGCCTCTCAAAATTCTGAAGTTATTTCCCCAAGTAAGCAGTCCAACAAGCTGCCAATTGTCCGTGAATTTGACAGAATCCAAAAGACACTTAAAAAATCCTTTGTTCCAACAACAATGCTGCCTCTGGATTTTTGTGAAGACCATCGCTGTTTGGCCACATTAACTGAG GTGCCCAGATCAGTTCGGCTAAAACTGCTGTTGGAGACATTAGGAGTGAAAGCTAGCATCCTACAACCCATCCCCAATCCCTTGTGGCTCCCTGTTGCTGTAACCTGCTACTGGACATGTTACTCAGAACCCAAAGTGAAATTGCATCATTTACAGGCATTACTTCTAGGAATGGTATTTGGGGAATTGCACAGGACAACAAGTAGCCCAG ATCCTGCAGTTTTCCATGTCGAAGATGATAAAATGGTCTATGACCAGtttctaaaatggaaagaaaagaattTTCAGAAATTACTGGATTTAGACACAGCACACACTTTCTGCCAGTGGCAGTGCTGCCTCCAGATGGGATTGCATCTCAACCAGCTACTCTCTACTCCTCTCACTGAACCAGACCTAACTCG GCTTTATTGTGGGACCCTTGTGCATAGACTATGCAAAGAGCTTAAATCAGTACATGCAGCAGAGAATCAGCTTCTCTCATCTCCAAAGATGAGCCAGCTTTATTGTGATCTGCTCCATGCAGTAAAGTCAACTGTACCTCCAGACTTCTTCCAGGAGACAACCAAGACCACCAAATCCTGCAAGGAAAAGAACAAGCAAGCCACTAGTCAGGCAGAGACTACCAGACAGCATGCTACATTGGAAGCTCAGCCTTTGTGTGATATTAACAATAGGTTTGCATCACTAATGGTGGAAGACTGA
- the ASTE1 gene encoding protein asteroid homolog 1 isoform X2, producing the protein MGIHGLMSYVGEHKQFFTDLQLRNTKIIIDGNNLFHRLYFESNLDLQHGGDYDSFTDIVHKFFETLSVCKIYPYVVLDGGSDLSDKKFVTLKERARDKIQVAYSISRGGGGSVLPLLTREVFKQVLTKLEVPFVQCFSEADRDIMSLANHWNCPVLTLDSDFCIFDLKAGYCPLNYFQWRNLCTCEGTLDCYIPARCFSSERLCSHFSHMNKALLPLFAVMNEAIDNVLKYLKKHEREEIRELLCSSMEEYEQSDVKLEDFFQNGTYESQVIRKLELPQWMLEALTKGHLSPFISDALLLRRTILHVQVENMQRPSAHTVALPIRQVIYGLLLNASQNSEVISPSKQSNKLPIVREFDRIQKTLKKSFVPTTMLPLDFCEDHRCLATLTEVPRSVRLKLLLETLGVKASILQPIPNPLWLPVAVTCYWTCYSEPKVKLHHLQALLLGMVFGELHRTTSSPDPAVFHVEDDKMVYDQFLKWKEKNFQKLLDLDTAHTFCQWQCCLQMGLHLNQLLSTPLTEPDLTRLYCGTLVHRLCKELKSVHAAENQLLSSPKMSQLYCDLLHAVKSTVPPDFFQETTKTTKSCKEKNKQATSQAETTRQHATLEAQPLCDINNRFASLMVED; encoded by the exons ATGGGCATCCATGGATTAATGAGCTACGTGGGAGAGCATAAGCAGTTCTTCACTGATCTACAATTAAGGAACACAAAAATCATCATTGATGGAAATAATTTGTTTCATCGGCTTTATTTTGAATCAAATCTAGACCTCCAACATGGAGGGGATTATGATTCTTTTACAGATATTGTGCACAAGTTTTTTGAAACTTTGTCTGTATGCAAAATATACCCATATGTTGTGTTAGATGGAGGGTCCGACTTGTCCGATAAGAAGTTTGTGACGTTAAAGGAAAGAGCCAGGGATAAGATCCAGGTAGCATATTCCATCTCTAGAGGTGGTGGTGGAAGCGTGCTACCCCTGCTCACGAGAGAGGTTTTCAAGCAAGTCTTGACCAAACTGGAAGTACCTTTTGTCCAGTGCTTCTCAGAAGCAGATAGGGATATTATGTCATTGGCTAATCATTGGAATTGTCCAGTCTTAACTTTAGACAGTgacttttgtatttttgatttGAAAGCTGGGTATTGCCCTCTGAATTACTTTCAGTGGAGAAACCTCTGTACCTGTGAAGGCACACTAGACTGCTACATTCCAGCTCGATGCTTCTCTTCAGAGAGACTGTGTAGCCACTTCAGTCATATGAACAAAGCCCTTCTTCCTCTCTTTGCTGTGATGAATG AGGCTATAGACAATGTACTGAAATATCTTAAAAAGCatgagagagaagaaataagggaGCTTCTGTGCTCTTCCATGGAGGAATATGAACAGTCTGATGTGAAGCTTGaggatttttttcagaatggaaCCTATGAGTCTCAGGTGATCAGGAAATTAGAGTTACCACAATGGATGCTTGAGGCTTTGACAAAAGGTCATTTGTCTCCATTCATTAGTGATGCCCTTCTATTAAGAAGAACAATCCTTCATGTCCAGGTGGAGAACATGCAGAGACCTAGTGCTCACACAGTCGCCCTACCCATTCGTCAAGTCATCTATGGGCTACTTCTGAATGCCTCTCAAAATTCTGAAGTTATTTCCCCAAGTAAGCAGTCCAACAAGCTGCCAATTGTCCGTGAATTTGACAGAATCCAAAAGACACTTAAAAAATCCTTTGTTCCAACAACAATGCTGCCTCTGGATTTTTGTGAAGACCATCGCTGTTTGGCCACATTAACTGAG GTGCCCAGATCAGTTCGGCTAAAACTGCTGTTGGAGACATTAGGAGTGAAAGCTAGCATCCTACAACCCATCCCCAATCCCTTGTGGCTCCCTGTTGCTGTAACCTGCTACTGGACATGTTACTCAGAACCCAAAGTGAAATTGCATCATTTACAGGCATTACTTCTAGGAATGGTATTTGGGGAATTGCACAGGACAACAAGTAGCCCAG ATCCTGCAGTTTTCCATGTCGAAGATGATAAAATGGTCTATGACCAGtttctaaaatggaaagaaaagaattTTCAGAAATTACTGGATTTAGACACAGCACACACTTTCTGCCAGTGGCAGTGCTGCCTCCAGATGGGATTGCATCTCAACCAGCTACTCTCTACTCCTCTCACTGAACCAGACCTAACTCG GCTTTATTGTGGGACCCTTGTGCATAGACTATGCAAAGAGCTTAAATCAGTACATGCAGCAGAGAATCAGCTTCTCTCATCTCCAAAGATGAGCCAGCTTTATTGTGATCTGCTCCATGCAGTAAAGTCAACTGTACCTCCAGACTTCTTCCAGGAGACAACCAAGACCACCAAATCCTGCAAGGAAAAGAACAAGCAAGCCACTAGTCAGGCAGAGACTACCAGACAGCATGCTACATTGGAAGCTCAGCCTTTGTGTGATATTAACAATAGGTTTGCATCACTAATGGTGGAAGACTGA